A DNA window from Hemibagrus wyckioides isolate EC202008001 linkage group LG11, SWU_Hwy_1.0, whole genome shotgun sequence contains the following coding sequences:
- the pde4ba gene encoding cAMP-specific 3',5'-cyclic phosphodiesterase 4B isoform X5 yields MPEANYLLSVSWGYIKFKRMLNRELTHLSEMSRSGNQVSEFISNTFLDKQNEVEIPPPTPKAREKKKKQQLMTQISGVKKVSHGPSLNSGITRFGVKTDKEELLSKELEDLNKWGLNIFTVSEYSNNRPLTCIMYAIFQERDLLKTFKIPTDTFVTYMMTLEDHYHSDVAYHNSLHAADVAQSTHILLSTPALDAVFTDLEILAAIFAAAIHDVDHPGVSNQFLINTNSELALMYNDESVLENHHLAVGFKLLQEENCDIFQNLTKKQRQSLRKMVIDMVLATDMSKHMSLLADLKTMVETKKVTSSGVLLLDNYTDRIQVLRNMVHCADLSNPTKSLELYRQWTDRIMEEFFHQGDRERERGMEISPMCDKHTASVEKSQVGFIDYIVHPLWETWADLVHPDAQDILDTLEDNRNWYQSMIPQSPSPPFYQPEKEGHGGGQVADKFQFELTLEEEDSEGTEKDEQSQGDEEEEEEEEVEEEDREEEMEPATTHIQIVTEDASPVDT; encoded by the exons ACAAACAGAATGAGGTGGAGATTCCTCCGCCCACACCGAAGGCccgggagaagaagaagaagcagcagctGATGACTCAGATCAGCGGGGTGAAGAAGGTGTCCCATGGGCCCAGCCTCAACAGTGGCATCACCCGCTTTGGTGTCAAAACCGACAAGGAAGAGCTGCTGTCTAAG GAATTAGAAGATCTGAACAAGTGGGGCCTGAATATCTTCACCGTGTCCGAATATTCCAACAACCGTCCTCTAACATGCATCATGTATGCCATCTTCCAG GAACGAGACTTGCTCAAGACGTTTAAGATCCCAACAGACACGTTTGTGACATATATGATGACGCTGGAGGATCACTACCACTCGGATGTAGCCTACCACAACAGTCTTCATGCTGCTGACGTGGCCCAGTCCACACATATTCTCCTCTCCACACCTGCACTAGAT gCTGTCTTTACTGATCTGGAGATCCTGGCTGCCATCTTTGCAGCAGCTATCCATGATGTAGATCATCCAGGTGTTTCCAACCAGTTCCTTATCAACACAA attCTGAGCTGGCTCTTATGTATAATGATGAGTCAGTGCTGGAAAACCACCACCTAGCTGTAGGCTTCAAGCTCCTTCAGGAGGAGAACTGTGACATCTTCCAGAACCTCACAAAGAAACAGAGGCAATCGCTCAGGAAGATGGTCATTGACATG GTACTTGCCACAGATATGTCTAAACATATGAGCTTACTAGCTGATCTGAAGACGATGGTGGAGACAAAGAAGGTTACCAGTTCAGGGGTCCTACTTCTGGACAACTACACAGATAGGATACAG GTTCTTCGAAATATGGTGCACTGCGCTGACCTGAGCAACCCCACCAAGTCTCTGGAGCTATATCGGCAGTGGACAGACCGCATCATGGAAGAGTTCTTCCACCAGGGCGACCGTGAGAGAGAGCGTGGCATGGAGATCAGCCCCATGTGCGACAAACACACTGCTTCCGTGGAAAAATCACAG GTTGGTTTTATTGACTATATTGTCCATCCACTGTGGGAGACCTGGGCTGACTTGGTCCACCCTGACGCACAGGACATCCTTGACACACTGGAGGACAATCGGAACTGGTACCAGAGCATGATTCCTCAGAGTCCTTCTCCACCCTTCTACCAGCCTGAAAAAGAGGGACACGGTGGAGGACAGGTGGCTGACAAGTTCCAGTTTGAGCTCACGCTGGAGGAGGAGGACTCAGAAGGCACAGAAAAAGATGAACAGAGTCAGGGAgacgaggaggaagaggaggaggaagaggtggaggaggaagatCGAGAGGAGGAGATGGAACCGGCGACCACACACATCCAGATCGTAACTGAAGATGCCTCACCAGTGGATACATAG